In Quercus robur chromosome 10, dhQueRobu3.1, whole genome shotgun sequence, a genomic segment contains:
- the LOC126702658 gene encoding protein NUCLEAR FUSION DEFECTIVE 2 isoform X2 → MNSGRLAFTLSVILFFTIIPNIQSHAANEVHDRIFKPTSSPFSTALETLQKQIGYDFQNIGLLRRAMTHGSFSEENNRALSILGGNVIETSASLRLLEKDIDISSKDLNRRLSEISKVESSCTSDGMRLGLQKVVRVSPKTNSSAPGVVCSAFRAMFGAIALDIGKSDDAGDIFWNVHGGDVGVGDALAW, encoded by the exons atgaatTCTGGTCGCTTAGCCTTCACTCTCTCGGTCATTCTCTTCTTCACGATCATTCCCAATATTCAG AGCCACGCAGCAAATGAAGTACATGACCGGATCTTCAAACCCACATCATCGCCATTTTCAACTGCGCTCGAAACCCTTCAGAAGCAAATTGG CTACGATTTCCAGAACATTGGTCTTCTTCGTCGTGCCATGACGCATGGCTCTTTCTCTGAAGAGAACAACCGAGCATTGAGCATTCTGGGTGGCAATGTGATTGAAACATCGGCCTCCCTCCGGTTACTTGAAAAAGACATTGATATTTCTTCAAAAGATCTGAACCGTCGCTTGTCAGAGATCTCCAAAGTGGAATCTTCATGCACTAGTGATGGGATGCGGTTGGGGTTGCAGAAGGTGGTCAGGGTATCTCCCAAGACTAATTCTTCTGCTCCTGGAGTGGTTTGCAGTGCTTTCCGAGCGATGTTTGGTGCTATTGCTCTTGATATTGGGAAGTCAGACGATGCTGGAGACATTTTCTGGAATGTTCATGGTGGTGATGTTGGAGTTGGAGATGCTCTGGCATGGTAA
- the LOC126702658 gene encoding protein NUCLEAR FUSION DEFECTIVE 2 isoform X1: MNSGRLAFTLSVILFFTIIPNIQKSHAANEVHDRIFKPTSSPFSTALETLQKQIGYDFQNIGLLRRAMTHGSFSEENNRALSILGGNVIETSASLRLLEKDIDISSKDLNRRLSEISKVESSCTSDGMRLGLQKVVRVSPKTNSSAPGVVCSAFRAMFGAIALDIGKSDDAGDIFWNVHGGDVGVGDALAW, encoded by the exons atgaatTCTGGTCGCTTAGCCTTCACTCTCTCGGTCATTCTCTTCTTCACGATCATTCCCAATATTCAG AAGAGCCACGCAGCAAATGAAGTACATGACCGGATCTTCAAACCCACATCATCGCCATTTTCAACTGCGCTCGAAACCCTTCAGAAGCAAATTGG CTACGATTTCCAGAACATTGGTCTTCTTCGTCGTGCCATGACGCATGGCTCTTTCTCTGAAGAGAACAACCGAGCATTGAGCATTCTGGGTGGCAATGTGATTGAAACATCGGCCTCCCTCCGGTTACTTGAAAAAGACATTGATATTTCTTCAAAAGATCTGAACCGTCGCTTGTCAGAGATCTCCAAAGTGGAATCTTCATGCACTAGTGATGGGATGCGGTTGGGGTTGCAGAAGGTGGTCAGGGTATCTCCCAAGACTAATTCTTCTGCTCCTGGAGTGGTTTGCAGTGCTTTCCGAGCGATGTTTGGTGCTATTGCTCTTGATATTGGGAAGTCAGACGATGCTGGAGACATTTTCTGGAATGTTCATGGTGGTGATGTTGGAGTTGGAGATGCTCTGGCATGGTAA
- the LOC126702795 gene encoding uncharacterized protein LOC126702795, whose amino-acid sequence MVAETSHSHRDIETNSEDVTNTLMGNNRCCCFPSIFTPSSRRSSAVGLSWWERVGSSDDKWWSGGFRALKKVREWSEIVAGPRWKTFIRRFNRSKSGGGSSGGGGGVGNCNRHGKFQYDPLSYALNFDEGPGQNGNLDEDDDYHLFRNFSTRYASVPGQLPAKSANSSSSSTSSTSTKLLSTPPPLDSGRHVAVST is encoded by the coding sequence ATGGTTGCAGAAACGTCTCACAGTCACAGAGACATTGAAACGAACAGTGAGGATGTAACCAACACACTGATGGGAAACAATCGGTGTTGTTGCTTCCCTTCAATCTTTACTCCGTCATCGCGAAGATCCTCCGCCGTCGGATTATCCTGGTGGGAACGGGTCGGGTCGAGCGACGATAAGTGGTGGTCCGGAGGCTTTCGCGCCTTGAAGAAAGTCCGGGAGTGGTCGGAGATCGTCGCCGGACCGAGATGGAAGACGTTCATTCGCAGATTCAATCGGAGCAAGAGCGGAGGCGgaagcagcggcggcggcggcggcgttGGTAATTGTAATCGGCACGGAAAATTCCAATACGATCCGTTGAGTTACGCGCTGAACTTCGACGAAGGCCCGGGGCAGAACGGTAATCTGGACGAAGACGACGATTACCACTTGTTTCGGAACTTCTCAACCCGGTACGCTTCGGTGCCGGGTCAGTTGCCGGCGAAATCGGcgaattcttcatcatcttcgACTTCGTCCACGTCGACGAAGTTGTTATCGACGCCGCCGCCTTTGGATTCCGGTAGACACGTGGCAGTATCGACGTAA